A segment of the Xylanibacillus composti genome:
CGTTGAAGCATATCGATACGTCTCTTAACACATTGGCGGCCGACTTGGACAACAACATCGGAAGAAAAGTAACCGAAGCGAACAACATCATTGAAAATATCGCGATCTTGAACGGGCTTATCCGCAAGACGGAAGGATTGGGCAACAACGCGAACGATTACCGGGACAAGCGCGATTTGCTCATCGATCAGCTTTCCACCTTGGTGGATGTGGAAGTGACGGAGACGCCTGACGGCATCCTGTCCATTACATCGGCGGGTGTGCAGGTGGTTAACCATGAAGCGGTAGTGCCGCTTGCCGCAGCGAATGCTGCAGGCGCGACTGCAGGGGAATTAGCAGGCTATGAAGCGTCCAAAGCGGAAGTGGAGACACTGCGGCAGCAGCTTAACGCTATGGTCAATACGCTGATGACCGGAACGGTCGAGGTTCAAGTGCAAAACGGCTACGTCGCATCCAAGGACATGGTTGCCCTTGTGGATGTAAGGCTGGAGAATGGCACTGTCATACCGGCTGGCGAAACGATTCCAGAGGGATCGCGCATAGAAGCGGCCGACCCGGCACAGTCTTTCATTCGGTTGGAAGTAAACGGATTTAACGGCTTGCATCAACTGGGCTACGGCTTGTCCAACCCGCCTTCGGGGAACCGATCATTTTTCACCACTACGGATGGTTCCGCAACCTTTACAATAGCGAATATCCAAGTAAACCCCGACATACAAAAAAATACGGATTTGATCGCGGCTTCGGGCAAGTACGATATTGTGGGGACCGATGCTCAGGTCATTCGCGGCAACAGTGACATAGCCCATGCCATTGCGGGGCTGCGGGATAAGGTCTTTACATATCCGCAGAATGTGACATCCTTGTCCCAAGGAACGACGGACGACTACTTCCGTGCATTGACGGGGGATCTGGGAATTAGGGCAGCTAATACAACGCGTAATTACAACAATCAGAGGGATCTGGTAGATGCGATTAATATGAGGCGGCAGGAAGTGAGCGGCGTGTCTCTGGATGAAGAGATGTCGGATATGATCAGGTTTCAGCATGCATACAATGCGGCGGCTCGCAATATGACGGCCGTGGACGAGATGCTGGATCGGATCATCAACGGAATGGGAATTGTGGGCAGATAGGAGGCGGACTAAATGCGGGTAACGAATAGCATGCAGAGTATTCAATTGCTGTCTAACGTGCGCAATACGCATGCCAACATCCTGAAATGGCAGGACAAGCTGTCTACAGGACAGCGCATCCAACGCCCTGGAGACGATCCGGTCGGAATAGGGTATATGATGCGGTATAACACCGAACTGAATCGGTACGATGAGTTTTTGGAGAATGCCCGTACAGGAAACGGTTGGTTGCGAACGATGGACGACCTGATGCAGCAATCCAACGATGTATTAAAGAGAGCGAAGGATCTGGTGCAGCGAGCGGCTACAGGTACAACTCCGGATGATGCACGAGCGCAGATAGCCGCCGAGATCAAACAGTTGAAGGAACAACTGGTTGCGATCGGCAACAGCACGTATGCGGGTCGATATATGTTCAATGGACAAAAGACTGATCTGCCACCGTACACGATTAACAATGCTGCGAATGATGTAACCGACAAGGGAGTTTACTACTTGAATGTAAGTCCGTCTGTCACCGTACCAGTTAGCATAACTGGCGAGATGATCTACGGTGAAGCAGGCGCACCAGACAATGTGTTCAAAGTGCTTGATGATATCATAACGCACTTGGAAACCCCTGGTAGTCAGTCGGATCTGTTGAATGACATGAATCTGATCGATCAGGCTTCGGACCGCATATCTGTCAGCTGGGCGGAAATTGGAGCAAGAATGAACCGCTTCGAATTGGTGGAAAACCGCATCCTTGATGAAGTAGCCAGTCTGAAGCAGCTTCGCTCGGAAATGGGCGATGTCGATATGGCTGAAGCGATTATGGAGATCAAGCTGCAGGAGAATGTGCTGCAGGCAGCCTTGGCGACAGGGGCACGCATTATGCAGGTATCCTTGGTCGACTTTATCCGATAATGGCGGTGCATGAATGAATACACAGCTGCAAATCCGATCCAGTCTGGCGCAGTTGGGCCTACGGATTACTCCATTGGAGATGAATATCAAGCAAGAATTGCCAAAGGTTGAAATCGAGTCGAAACCGGCCGATATGAAGATTCAGCGGCATGAGCCTGTCTTGCAAGCCGATTGGACACAGGTGTGGGAAGATCTGGGTTTGAAGCGTCCTTCGACGCTTGCGGCTGAACGCAAGACTGAAAGTGAGCAGCAAGCCCTTGAGTTCATTCAACGCACTGCGCAAAATGGGGATCGAGTGGCCAATCTGAAGGCACGGGAAGAAAACGTGTTTGGCAATATTGCGCGAGACGAATTTTTCCGAAGAAGGGGCGAGGTTCAGGTTGTGCTGGATGCGCTCCCCAATCAGGGACCCAAATGGCAGGTTGATGTCCGCCCGCCGGAGATTGAAATCACACCGAATCAGCCTGTGGTTCGTGTCCATGACACAAGGCCGCAAATTGATGTTCGTCTGGGCGATGTTGAAGTCTACTTGGAAAAAGAGCCGATCGTGGATATATACGTATAACCGGAGGCGAAAGCATGGCCATCAAAAGCAATGAGGAAGTTATCGTAATTGAAAGCAGGCTTTATGGACGAATGGAAGTGCCCAAGCGGCAAATATATCGATTTGACCGCGGCATTGTGGGTATTGCAGAGCATCGGCAGTATGCCATCATTGGGGTGGAGGATTCAGCCTTTTTTACGATGCATGCCATCGATGGCAGCCTGTGCTTTCACCTGATCTCAGCCTCCGTTGTGGCGCAAGATTATCAATTTGTCATAGACGAAGAAACGGTGAAGCTGCTGCAGGCGGAGTCAGCCGAGAGCATCGCTGTTTTCCTCATTGTAAATGCGATCGATGATCGGCTATACGTCAATCTGAAGGCTCCTATTCTTATTGCGCCAGAGAATTTGACAGGCTGTCAATATATTATATCGGATAAGGATTACCCGATCCGCTTTCCGTTGGAAAGCGAGGAGACTTGAACCATGCTTGTGCTGAAGCGAAAAGTCGGAGAAACGATTGTGATTGGCGAGGGTATTGAAGTGCAGGTGCTTGGCATTGAAGGGGAAAGCGTCAAGATCGGAATCGACGCTCCGAAAGATGTGCAGATTCTGCGGAAGGAACTGTACGACAGCATTCGGGAAGAAAATGTTCGGGCAGCCGTTCAGCATCTGCCCCAGGAACAGCTTCAAAAATTATTGCGTCAGCAATTCAATCATACAAAAACAGAATAATATGTCGAGGAGGATGGCCAGGATGAGCGTGATTCAAAATCTGGACTCGCATTCCCAATGGTCACAAGCGCGTATCTCCCCTACATCTCAGAACACAACCGCAAAATTGTCAGGAGAGGCGAAAGAAGAAGGATTAGGGAAGCCAAAGTTTGACCTGAGCAAACTCAACGAGGAGCAGAAGGAAAGCTTCAAGCAAGAGCTGGATAAGCTGAATGAGTCCATTCATTCATCGGGCAAGGTATTGC
Coding sequences within it:
- the flgK gene encoding flagellar hook-associated protein FlgK, which gives rise to MAVFSTFHGLETSKRALFTQRVALNTMGHNIANAATEGYSRQRVNMTATRPMDAPAFARSNAPGQIGTGVEYSSVVRLRDNYLDMQFRRENQSMGEWGVRDATMRSLEKIINEPSESGLRAVMDEFWNSWEVLNRDPQLLSARVDVVGTAVNLVDTLKHIDTSLNTLAADLDNNIGRKVTEANNIIENIAILNGLIRKTEGLGNNANDYRDKRDLLIDQLSTLVDVEVTETPDGILSITSAGVQVVNHEAVVPLAAANAAGATAGELAGYEASKAEVETLRQQLNAMVNTLMTGTVEVQVQNGYVASKDMVALVDVRLENGTVIPAGETIPEGSRIEAADPAQSFIRLEVNGFNGLHQLGYGLSNPPSGNRSFFTTTDGSATFTIANIQVNPDIQKNTDLIAASGKYDIVGTDAQVIRGNSDIAHAIAGLRDKVFTYPQNVTSLSQGTTDDYFRALTGDLGIRAANTTRNYNNQRDLVDAINMRRQEVSGVSLDEEMSDMIRFQHAYNAAARNMTAVDEMLDRIINGMGIVGR
- the flgL gene encoding flagellar hook-associated protein FlgL: MRVTNSMQSIQLLSNVRNTHANILKWQDKLSTGQRIQRPGDDPVGIGYMMRYNTELNRYDEFLENARTGNGWLRTMDDLMQQSNDVLKRAKDLVQRAATGTTPDDARAQIAAEIKQLKEQLVAIGNSTYAGRYMFNGQKTDLPPYTINNAANDVTDKGVYYLNVSPSVTVPVSITGEMIYGEAGAPDNVFKVLDDIITHLETPGSQSDLLNDMNLIDQASDRISVSWAEIGARMNRFELVENRILDEVASLKQLRSEMGDVDMAEAIMEIKLQENVLQAALATGARIMQVSLVDFIR
- a CDS encoding DUF6470 family protein yields the protein MNTQLQIRSSLAQLGLRITPLEMNIKQELPKVEIESKPADMKIQRHEPVLQADWTQVWEDLGLKRPSTLAAERKTESEQQALEFIQRTAQNGDRVANLKAREENVFGNIARDEFFRRRGEVQVVLDALPNQGPKWQVDVRPPEIEITPNQPVVRVHDTRPQIDVRLGDVEVYLEKEPIVDIYV
- the csrA gene encoding carbon storage regulator CsrA, whose product is MLVLKRKVGETIVIGEGIEVQVLGIEGESVKIGIDAPKDVQILRKELYDSIREENVRAAVQHLPQEQLQKLLRQQFNHTKTE
- a CDS encoding flagellar protein FlaG, whose translation is MSVIQNLDSHSQWSQARISPTSQNTTAKLSGEAKEEGLGKPKFDLSKLNEEQKESFKQELDKLNESIHSSGKVLRFKYNDEINQYYVEVLNAKTQEVVASLPPEFLIDLSIKMKELIGLFIDERR
- the fliW gene encoding flagellar assembly protein FliW, with protein sequence MAIKSNEEVIVIESRLYGRMEVPKRQIYRFDRGIVGIAEHRQYAIIGVEDSAFFTMHAIDGSLCFHLISASVVAQDYQFVIDEETVKLLQAESAESIAVFLIVNAIDDRLYVNLKAPILIAPENLTGCQYIISDKDYPIRFPLESEET